A single Pseudovibrio sp. Tun.PSC04-5.I4 DNA region contains:
- a CDS encoding invasion associated locus B family protein: protein MSRLVVVPLAMLLIVGLAFIVPGLVIAGSQPVADTFADWQVDCGTHLQDGSSQCLLVPNRGASTIETDQFQLVIAPGKPRGTSYAVMSVPNGVYLAPGILLTVDAQRPFKVLYEVCNSSGCHAGFKLTSQVLKALRRGKQASVRVWLHKGRVVDFPVSLSGFTKAYSHYQTQVVP from the coding sequence ATGTCTCGCTTAGTTGTAGTTCCTCTGGCAATGCTGCTCATTGTCGGCCTGGCGTTTATTGTGCCTGGCCTGGTGATTGCCGGTTCCCAACCTGTTGCAGATACATTCGCTGATTGGCAAGTGGATTGCGGAACCCACCTTCAAGATGGCTCATCTCAATGCCTGTTGGTGCCAAACCGTGGCGCTAGCACCATAGAGACTGATCAATTTCAGCTTGTGATCGCTCCCGGGAAACCGCGAGGCACCAGCTATGCAGTGATGAGTGTTCCTAACGGTGTGTATCTTGCGCCCGGAATCCTGCTCACCGTTGATGCTCAGCGTCCTTTCAAGGTGCTTTACGAGGTGTGCAACTCATCTGGGTGCCATGCTGGTTTTAAGTTAACTTCCCAGGTTTTAAAGGCGCTTCGGCGCGGCAAACAAGCCAGCGTACGGGTGTGGTTACACAAAGGCCGCGTTGTTGATTTTCCGGTTTCTCTTTCTGGGTTCACAAAAGCGTATTCTCACTATCAAACGCAGGTTGTTCCCTAA
- a CDS encoding ShlB/FhaC/HecB family hemolysin secretion/activation protein produces the protein MSFFAAFMGSRYLTKRFSAHLIVCAGVVCLPQLSMAQSLPPADQNRLQRSLQREGAAQSQQLQNDRQQARARRTNAGRIEMPADLLSVSEGGPCFDIKRVDVSGFERFGKVADAHSNLIGSCATLADIVRSLNAVNAHYKDLGYITTRAYLPKQDVSDGTLSIIIIPGLIEGYIYANGKQADARIKAAFHGKRGDLLNLRDLEQGLEVLNGPRSSKASFKLIPGEQPGGSFIQITLTETLPLHGSLKIDNTGFDNTGATKASASVGIDNLLNLSDQLSLRIGATPFDAREERFSESFSGRFSLPYQNWLFTFEGGASRYFFLLDGTNQNFPVEGQSHYLSLSIERLLWRNKLSKHYAYGGIKVSRSRSYIDDFEIMSQRRRLSTGSFGLRGETKFGAAQVQWDVGAKFGLNAFGAQISAESIVGPQFRLIHGRLDVQKPISNTPLTYSTTLFAQYSKDVLPGTEQMSIGGWSTVRGFHQDNMYGDVGAYWRNSIEWTAIDHADFRLKLTGGVDAGLIKPSELRSWSQDYLIGAHFGAKATFGKKVTLDLQLAHALSRPERNLPNTVSAFEADKTVGFASLNFIF, from the coding sequence ATGTCTTTTTTTGCTGCGTTTATGGGCTCTCGTTACCTCACGAAAAGGTTCTCTGCGCATCTCATCGTATGTGCTGGTGTCGTGTGTCTGCCTCAGCTTTCCATGGCTCAATCTCTCCCCCCTGCAGACCAGAACCGTTTGCAACGCTCGCTTCAACGCGAAGGTGCTGCTCAATCTCAGCAACTCCAAAATGATCGGCAGCAGGCTCGTGCGCGGCGAACGAATGCAGGCCGGATTGAAATGCCTGCTGATCTGCTTAGTGTGTCCGAAGGAGGGCCATGCTTTGATATCAAGCGGGTTGATGTCAGTGGGTTTGAGCGGTTCGGCAAAGTAGCTGATGCTCATAGTAACCTAATCGGTTCTTGTGCTACCCTTGCCGATATCGTGCGCTCCCTTAATGCGGTGAACGCGCATTATAAAGATCTGGGTTACATTACGACCCGTGCATATCTTCCCAAGCAAGATGTTTCAGATGGTACATTAAGTATCATCATCATTCCTGGCCTGATTGAGGGCTACATCTATGCCAATGGAAAGCAGGCGGATGCGCGTATAAAGGCTGCCTTTCACGGTAAGCGCGGTGACCTTCTAAACTTGCGCGATTTGGAACAGGGGCTTGAGGTCCTCAATGGCCCACGGTCCAGCAAGGCAAGTTTTAAGCTCATTCCAGGTGAACAGCCCGGCGGCTCATTTATCCAGATTACCCTTACAGAAACGCTGCCACTTCACGGTTCTTTGAAAATTGACAATACCGGCTTTGATAATACCGGAGCAACAAAAGCTTCCGCCAGCGTTGGTATTGATAATTTATTGAACCTCAGTGACCAGCTCAGCCTGCGTATCGGTGCCACACCGTTTGACGCGCGTGAGGAACGTTTTTCGGAGAGTTTCTCAGGACGTTTTTCGCTTCCCTATCAAAACTGGTTGTTCACTTTCGAAGGTGGAGCGAGCCGTTATTTCTTCCTGCTTGATGGGACGAACCAAAACTTCCCCGTAGAAGGACAATCACATTATCTGAGCCTGTCTATTGAGCGGTTGCTTTGGAGAAACAAGCTATCCAAGCATTATGCCTATGGCGGCATCAAAGTTAGTCGTAGTCGTTCCTACATTGATGACTTTGAAATTATGAGCCAACGCCGGCGCTTAAGCACTGGCTCTTTTGGGCTGCGCGGAGAAACAAAATTTGGAGCTGCGCAAGTTCAATGGGATGTGGGTGCCAAATTTGGCCTGAACGCGTTTGGGGCTCAGATCAGCGCAGAAAGCATTGTAGGCCCGCAGTTCCGGCTTATTCATGGCCGACTTGATGTTCAAAAGCCAATCTCCAATACACCGCTCACGTATTCAACGACCCTTTTTGCCCAGTATTCAAAGGACGTTCTGCCAGGAACGGAGCAGATGTCTATTGGCGGCTGGTCAACAGTGCGTGGATTTCATCAAGACAACATGTACGGCGATGTTGGGGCTTATTGGCGCAACAGCATTGAGTGGACTGCCATTGACCATGCGGACTTTCGTCTCAAGCTCACCGGCGGTGTTGATGCAGGCCTGATTAAACCATCTGAGCTGCGATCCTGGTCTCAAGATTATCTCATAGGCGCTCATTTTGGAGCCAAGGCAACGTTCGGGAAGAAGGTCACGCTCGATCTGCAACTCGCCCACGCCTTGTCACGTCCAGAGCGGAACCTACCCAATACAGTTTCAGCGTTTGAAGCTGACAAGACGGTCGGTTTTGCCAGTTTGAATTTTATATTTTAG